In one window of Helianthus annuus cultivar XRQ/B chromosome 17, HanXRQr2.0-SUNRISE, whole genome shotgun sequence DNA:
- the LOC110922909 gene encoding aluminum-activated malate transporter 10, which yields MANKNGVEWSIRLGDGSSMALEPEPEPKYGVMRLWDGLKGLVVRFVMRVWMFLKKAWNLGVDDPRKFLHSLKVGIALMAVSLFYYMRPLYDGVGGNAIWAVMTVVVVFEYTVGGTLSKCLNRMFATTLAGFLALGIHWIASHLGHEFEPYIMGISLFLLASATTFSRFIPIVKARFDYGCMIFILTYSLVSVSGYRVDNLLRVAHERLSTIIIGTCLCIITSMLIFPVWAGLELHLLIPRNMDKLAKSLDCCVADYFGRGDEESKKSLQGYKCVLNSKTSEEAMANFARWEPAHGRFNFRHPWKNYLKIGMSTRNCAYCIETLTSCLTSKNKVPESIKKHLEAACMNLSTSSSNVIRELATVVSSMTRSAKINMAVEDMKSAVLELQNDLKSLPDLLIQTHEHKDENKVALSEMTIMPLIEIMPLVSFASLLIEMASRIEENMVKTVEELAESAKFKKPEDEVKPKHNQTSNKINASNDENITVLQRV from the exons ATGGCTAACAAAAATGGAGTTGAGTGGAGCATCAGGTTGGGTGATGGATCATCCATGGCGcttgagcctgagcctgagcctaaATATGGAGTGATGAGATTGTGGGACGGTTTAAAGGGTTTGGTGGTTCGGTTTGTGATGAGAGTGTGGATGTTTTTAAAGAAGGCGTGGAACCTCGGAGTAGATGACCCTAGAAAATTCTTGCATAGTCTTAAAGTTGGAATCGCTTTAATGGCCGTTTCTTTGTTTTACTACATGAGACCGTTGTATGATGGTGTTGGTGGTAACGCCATTTGGGCTGTTATGACCGTTGTTGTCGTCTTTGAATATACTGTTG GTGGAACTTTGTCCAAGTGTTTGAACAGAATGTTTGCTACTACTCTTGCTGGATTTCTTGCACTTGGGATTCATTGGATTGCTAGCCATTTAGGCCACGAATTCGAGCCGTACATCATGGGGATTTCTCTTTTTTTACTAG CTTCGGCTACAACCTTTTCGAGATTTATTCCTATAGTGAAAGCTAGATTCGACTACGGTTGCATGATCTTCATTCTTACATACAGCCTGGTTTCAGTCTCGGGGTACCGCGTTGACAATCTCCTACGCGTGGCTCACGAAAGGCTATCAACCATAATCATAGGGACTTGTTTGTGCATTATAACAAGCATGCTTATTTTTCCTGTTTGGGCTGGTTTAGAGCTCCATCTTTTGATCCCGCGTAACATGGATAAGCTTGCGAAATCTCTGGATT gTTGTGTGGCGGATTATTTTGGTCGTGGCGACGAAGAATCTAAGAAAAGTTTACAAGGTTATAAATGTGTGTTGAATTCAAAAACGTCCGAGGAAGCCATGGCAAATTTTGCAAGATGGGAGCCTGCACATGGTCGCTTTAACTTCCGCCATCCGTGGAAGAACTACCTTAAAATAGGCATGTCAACGCGCAACTGCGCTTATTGCATTGAAACACTCACTAGTTGCTTGACCTCCAAGAATAAG GTTCCGGAATCAATAAAGAAACATCTTGAAGCAGCATGCATGAACCTAAGCACAAGCTCATCAAATGTTATTAGAGAACTAGCAACAGTTGTAAGTTCAATGACGAGATCAGCGAAGATAAATATGGCGGTTGAAGATATGAAGAGCGCGGTTCTTGAGCTACAAAATGACTTAAAATCCCTTCCAGATTTGTTGATCCAAACACATGAACACAAGGATGAAAACAAGGTGGCCTTGAGTGAAATGACCATAATGCCCCTGATCGAGATCATGCCGTTAGTGAGTTTTGCGTCTTTACTGATTGAAATGGCTTCTAGAATAGAAGAAAACATGGTGAAAACAGTTGAAGAGTTGGCGGAATCGGCTAAGTTTAAGAAACCGGAAGATGAAGTAAAGCCCAAACACAATCAGACTAGCAACAAGATTAATGCCTCCAATGACGAAAATATAACGGTCCTTCAACgagtataa